One Candidatus Binatia bacterium DNA window includes the following coding sequences:
- a CDS encoding glutamine--scyllo-inositol aminotransferase, with translation MRFENIRAVDLGPQHERLAAELREAVERVLRSGRFVGGPEVERFEDEFAAYCGVRYCVATGSGTDALAFALRAVGVREGDAVLTTPFTFVATVEAIEQAGGRPVFADVHPEDLTLDPTAALEVASRTRPRAVVPVHLYGCPADLQALQEVAETVGAELVEDAAQAHGAEILLGGEWRKAGSVGRASAFSFYPTKNLGAVGDGGAVTTDDPEVARCVRLLRDHGQTSKYRHELRGARSSRMDEIQAAVLRLKLRYLDAWNEERRQAANYYDRRLAGSVVACPPTLAGRRCVYHLYTVRIPSRDEVQGRMSAEGVETGVHYPLPVHRQPAYRHLGGEFPVADAAAQEVLSLPLWVGIPVEALERVASALLGALQEVSGQGQGESSAGSGAQGLE, from the coding sequence GTGCGGTTTGAGAACATCCGGGCCGTCGACCTCGGGCCCCAGCACGAGCGTCTCGCGGCCGAGCTGCGCGAAGCCGTGGAGCGTGTTCTCCGGAGCGGCCGGTTCGTCGGAGGACCGGAAGTGGAACGTTTCGAGGACGAGTTCGCGGCGTACTGCGGCGTCCGTTACTGCGTCGCCACAGGAAGCGGAACGGACGCCCTCGCGTTCGCTCTGCGGGCGGTAGGGGTCCGAGAGGGGGATGCGGTGCTCACGACGCCCTTCACCTTCGTGGCCACGGTCGAGGCCATCGAGCAAGCCGGCGGGCGTCCGGTTTTCGCCGACGTGCATCCCGAGGACCTGACCCTCGACCCGACGGCCGCACTCGAGGTCGCTTCTCGCACCCGCCCGAGAGCCGTCGTGCCCGTTCATCTCTACGGGTGCCCCGCCGATCTACAAGCCCTGCAAGAGGTCGCCGAAACGGTGGGGGCCGAGCTCGTCGAGGACGCGGCGCAGGCTCACGGCGCGGAGATCCTTCTGGGGGGGGAATGGCGGAAGGCGGGAAGCGTGGGACGTGCCTCGGCCTTCAGCTTCTACCCCACGAAGAACCTGGGCGCAGTCGGCGACGGAGGCGCCGTCACGACCGACGACCCCGAGGTAGCGCGGTGCGTCCGCCTACTTCGAGATCACGGGCAGACGAGCAAGTACCGGCACGAGCTTCGAGGTGCCCGCAGCTCCCGGATGGACGAGATCCAGGCCGCGGTCCTGCGGCTCAAGCTCCGTTACCTGGACGCCTGGAACGAGGAGAGAAGGCAGGCAGCGAACTACTACGACCGGAGGCTCGCCGGCAGCGTCGTCGCGTGCCCTCCGACCCTTGCTGGTCGTCGGTGCGTCTATCATCTCTATACGGTACGCATCCCGAGCCGGGACGAAGTGCAAGGCCGAATGTCGGCCGAAGGAGTGGAGACGGGGGTCCACTATCCGTTGCCGGTTCACCGCCAGCCCGCGTACCGGCACCTGGGTGGGGAGTTTCCGGTCGCCGATGCCGCTGCGCAGGAGGTCCTCTCGCTCCCCCTCTGGGTCGGGATCCCCGTCGAAGCGCTCGAGCGGGTGGCCTCGGCCTTGCTAGGGGCGCTGCAAGAGGTTTCGGGGCAGGGTCAAGGGGAATCGTCCGCCGGATCGGGTGCGCAGGGGCTTGAGTAA
- the spsC gene encoding spore coat polysaccharide biosynthesis protein SpsC has product MARPAIPVFRPWFGEEEAAAVRETLLGGWVGSGPKTREFERRFAEFVGAPCAVGVNSCTAALYLSLRAAGVEGREVVTTPLTFVATNHAILAAGGVPVFADVEPETLNIDPVDVERKIGPRTRAVVVVHFAGHPCRMAELCEITERRGLVLVEDCAHAVGARYRGRHVGNFGRYGCFSFQAVKNLSTGDGGMITLSDPEEAERLRRVAWLGIDRGSWERAGARRAWEYDVTELGLKFQMNDIAAAIGLVQLGKLREANERRRILARRYDEGFRDLRSVLETPVVEPDTEPAWHTYVVRLAREEWRDSLIEFLAEEGISATVHYIPTHHFRFYRPYRTPLEVADRIWLRLVSLPLYPGLREPEQDRVIEAVHDFFRAV; this is encoded by the coding sequence GTGGCGCGGCCGGCGATCCCCGTTTTCCGCCCCTGGTTCGGCGAGGAAGAAGCGGCGGCCGTGCGCGAGACCCTGCTCGGGGGGTGGGTCGGCTCGGGACCCAAGACCCGAGAGTTCGAACGCAGGTTCGCGGAGTTCGTGGGTGCCCCCTGTGCCGTCGGGGTCAACTCCTGTACGGCGGCCCTCTACCTGAGCCTCCGTGCCGCCGGGGTCGAGGGCCGCGAGGTGGTGACCACGCCTCTCACCTTCGTGGCCACGAACCACGCAATTCTCGCGGCCGGTGGCGTGCCGGTCTTCGCCGACGTCGAGCCCGAGACCCTCAACATCGACCCCGTGGACGTGGAGCGAAAGATCGGCCCGCGCACCAGGGCGGTGGTTGTCGTGCACTTCGCGGGGCATCCCTGCCGGATGGCCGAGCTTTGCGAGATCACGGAACGGCGCGGACTCGTTCTCGTGGAGGACTGTGCGCACGCCGTGGGGGCCCGTTATCGGGGACGTCACGTCGGGAACTTCGGGAGATACGGTTGCTTCAGCTTCCAGGCCGTGAAGAATCTGTCGACCGGCGACGGGGGAATGATCACGCTGTCCGATCCGGAGGAAGCCGAGCGGCTCCGGCGCGTCGCCTGGCTCGGGATCGACCGGGGGAGCTGGGAACGGGCCGGCGCGCGACGGGCGTGGGAGTACGACGTGACCGAGCTCGGTCTCAAGTTCCAGATGAACGACATCGCCGCGGCCATCGGATTGGTGCAGCTCGGAAAGCTTCGCGAGGCGAACGAGCGTCGGAGGATTCTGGCCCGGCGGTACGACGAAGGCTTTCGGGACCTCCGCTCGGTGCTCGAGACCCCGGTCGTCGAACCGGACACCGAGCCCGCGTGGCACACCTACGTCGTCCGGTTGGCCCGCGAAGAGTGGCGGGATTCTTTGATCGAGTTCCTGGCCGAGGAGGGGATTTCCGCGACCGTCCACTACATCCCGACGCACCACTTCCGGTTCTATCGCCCCTACCGGACTCCGCTGGAGGTCGCCGACCGAATCTGGCTTCGACTCGTGAGCCTGCCTCTCTACCCCGGACTCCGGGAACCGGAGCAGGATCGCGTGATCGAAGCCGTTCACGATTTTTTCCGTGCGGTTTGA
- a CDS encoding UDP-N-acetyl-D-glucosamine dehydrogenase has translation MGSTLPSSVEALKGKFASREAAVGVIGLGYVGLPLASLLAEGGFAVFGFDVDENKVAELRRGKSYIHHIPSSRVASVVTENPGERGKFFPTTGFSSLQLCDGILICVPTPLTESRDPDLSFVVRTSETIAQFLRPGQLVVLESTTYPGTTDEVVRPILESRGLRAGVDFYLAFSPEREDPNNREFTTRDIPKLVGGVTEACREVACALYGAVVRRVVPVSSAKVAEAAKLLENIYRCVNIALVNELKVLFDRMGLDVWEVIDAAATKPFGFTPFYPGPGLGGHCIPIDPFYLTWKARQYDLATRFIELAGEVNRSMPQFVVEKLTDALNARYRSVRGSKILLLGVAYKRDLDDTRESPALRLIEILRQKGAEVDYNDPYVPVLKRSRKYDFGLRSVPLDEKTLGSYDAVVITTDHSVYDYEKIVRSSRLVVDTRNATKNVRAGRENVILA, from the coding sequence ATGGGTTCCACGCTGCCGTCATCCGTCGAGGCCCTGAAGGGGAAGTTCGCCTCGCGCGAGGCGGCCGTCGGTGTGATCGGACTCGGTTACGTGGGACTTCCCCTGGCCTCGCTTCTCGCCGAGGGGGGGTTCGCCGTTTTCGGGTTCGACGTCGACGAGAACAAGGTGGCGGAGCTGCGCCGCGGGAAGAGCTACATCCACCACATCCCCTCCTCGCGGGTCGCTTCCGTGGTGACCGAGAATCCCGGGGAGCGGGGAAAGTTTTTCCCCACGACGGGCTTCTCGTCTTTGCAGCTTTGCGACGGGATCCTCATCTGTGTCCCCACGCCGCTGACCGAAAGCCGAGACCCCGATCTCTCGTTCGTCGTTCGGACCAGCGAGACGATCGCCCAATTCCTGCGCCCGGGGCAGCTCGTCGTGCTCGAGAGCACGACGTATCCGGGCACGACGGACGAGGTGGTGCGGCCCATCCTCGAGTCGCGGGGGCTTCGCGCCGGAGTGGATTTCTACCTCGCGTTCTCGCCCGAACGGGAAGACCCGAACAACCGGGAATTCACGACACGCGACATCCCGAAGCTCGTGGGGGGTGTGACGGAGGCGTGTCGCGAGGTCGCCTGTGCGCTCTACGGCGCCGTCGTTCGCAGGGTCGTGCCGGTGTCCAGCGCGAAGGTGGCCGAAGCGGCCAAGCTCCTCGAGAACATTTACCGTTGCGTGAACATCGCGCTCGTGAACGAGCTCAAGGTTCTCTTCGACCGGATGGGCCTCGACGTCTGGGAGGTCATCGACGCCGCCGCCACCAAGCCCTTCGGTTTCACGCCTTTCTACCCGGGTCCGGGCCTGGGGGGTCACTGCATCCCCATCGACCCCTTCTACCTCACGTGGAAGGCCAGGCAGTACGACCTCGCGACACGCTTCATCGAGCTCGCGGGCGAGGTCAACCGTTCCATGCCGCAGTTCGTCGTGGAGAAGCTCACCGACGCGCTGAACGCGCGGTACCGGAGCGTGAGGGGTTCGAAAATTCTGCTGCTCGGCGTGGCCTACAAGCGCGATCTCGACGACACGCGGGAGTCCCCGGCTCTGCGCTTGATCGAGATTCTCCGACAGAAAGGGGCGGAGGTGGACTACAACGACCCCTACGTTCCGGTGCTCAAGAGGTCCCGGAAATACGATTTCGGCCTGCGCTCGGTCCCTCTCGACGAAAAAACCCTGGGTTCTTACGACGCCGTCGTCATCACGACGGACCACAGCGTCTACGACTACGAGAAGATCGTGCGTTCGAGCCGGCTCGTGGTCGACACGAGGAACGCGACGAAGAACGTCCGTGCCGGGCGCGAGAACGTGATTCTGGCTTGA
- a CDS encoding 1-(5-phosphoribosyl)-5-amino-4-imidazole-carboxylate carboxylase, producing the protein MDREALRKLLGRVARGELDVDTALERLRVMPFEELGFAKVDHHRALRAGLPEVVFGEGKTASQIVSIAKALAGRETNLLVTRLDPGKARALRKALPGVRYRPDVRLATLVRRKPEKRGKGKIAVVTAGTSDIPVAEEAAVTAEMMGNEVERIFDVGVAGIHRLFAHRNEILGASVLVVVAGMEGALPSVVGGLVDRPVIAVPTSVGYGASFGGLAALLAMLNTCSAGVVVVNIDNGFGAGVAASLINRV; encoded by the coding sequence ATGGACCGGGAAGCGTTGCGAAAGCTCCTCGGGCGTGTAGCCCGAGGAGAACTCGACGTGGATACCGCTCTCGAGCGGCTTCGCGTCATGCCGTTCGAGGAGCTGGGTTTCGCCAAAGTCGACCACCACCGGGCACTCCGGGCGGGCCTTCCGGAGGTGGTTTTCGGCGAGGGGAAAACGGCTTCGCAAATCGTCTCGATCGCAAAGGCCCTCGCGGGTCGGGAGACGAACCTGCTCGTGACGCGGCTCGACCCCGGAAAAGCGCGTGCCTTGCGCAAGGCTCTGCCGGGCGTACGCTACCGCCCGGACGTGAGGCTGGCGACCCTGGTACGTCGCAAGCCCGAGAAAAGGGGAAAAGGGAAGATCGCCGTCGTGACCGCCGGGACTTCGGACATTCCGGTGGCCGAGGAAGCCGCCGTGACGGCGGAAATGATGGGAAACGAAGTCGAGCGTATTTTCGACGTAGGGGTCGCGGGCATCCATCGGCTCTTCGCCCACCGCAACGAGATTCTCGGGGCGTCGGTCCTGGTGGTGGTCGCAGGCATGGAAGGGGCCCTTCCCAGCGTGGTAGGGGGGTTGGTCGATCGGCCGGTGATTGCCGTCCCTACCAGCGTGGGGTACGGAGCGAGCTTCGGCGGCCTCGCGGCTCTCCTGGCCATGCTGAACACGTGTTCGGCGGGTGTGGTGGTCGTGAACATCGACAACGGCTTCGGTGCGGGAGTAGCCGCCAGCCTCATCAACCGGGTCTGA
- the thiL gene encoding thiamine-monophosphate kinase encodes MPHVKTSTPTEETTLVRSLAKKARRATRPELKLGPGDDAAVLALEGRFAMTGDCLVEGVHFELGWQPPRLLGEKVVRVNASDLASMGADFRFFLLDLGVPERISPRLVEQIQDGVVRACRSFGAAVVGGNVSRSPVLFLSGTAVGRLQGPVLSRSGARPGDRIFVTGTLGDAAAGLSLLAAGKAVRSREERFLVRRFLLPAPRLREARVLARRNLPTAMIDLSDGLGEDLRRLCVVSGCGAVVDEDALPTSPAYRKVVGLGKELAISGGEDYELLFTVPAEQSHVPLGLRKARSTCTMTPVGVLTDRQGVFELRDARGRLRPLPRGFDHLARRP; translated from the coding sequence ATGCCGCACGTCAAAACTTCGACGCCGACCGAAGAAACGACCCTCGTCCGGTCCCTCGCGAAAAAAGCCCGGCGGGCCACCCGCCCGGAGTTGAAGCTCGGCCCGGGAGACGACGCGGCGGTCCTGGCTTTGGAGGGCCGGTTCGCGATGACCGGCGACTGCCTGGTCGAAGGAGTGCACTTCGAGCTGGGGTGGCAGCCTCCGCGCTTGCTGGGAGAGAAAGTCGTCCGTGTCAACGCGAGCGATCTCGCGTCGATGGGGGCGGACTTCCGGTTTTTCCTTCTCGACCTGGGCGTGCCGGAAAGGATTTCTCCCCGGTTGGTCGAGCAAATTCAGGACGGCGTCGTTCGTGCCTGCCGTTCTTTCGGGGCGGCCGTGGTCGGAGGAAACGTGTCTCGCTCCCCCGTCCTTTTCCTTTCGGGAACGGCCGTCGGGCGACTTCAGGGGCCCGTCCTGAGCCGCAGCGGTGCCCGTCCAGGGGACCGGATTTTCGTCACGGGCACGTTGGGGGACGCAGCGGCCGGGCTTTCTCTCCTCGCCGCGGGAAAGGCAGTGCGTTCTCGGGAGGAACGTTTTCTCGTGCGTCGCTTCTTGCTTCCCGCTCCCCGCCTCCGGGAAGCGCGGGTTCTGGCTCGACGCAACCTCCCTACGGCCATGATCGACCTGAGCGACGGCCTGGGCGAAGACCTGCGGCGGCTCTGCGTCGTCTCGGGTTGTGGTGCCGTCGTCGACGAGGACGCGCTTCCGACCTCGCCTGCGTACCGGAAAGTGGTCGGTCTCGGGAAAGAGCTTGCGATTTCCGGGGGCGAGGACTACGAGCTTCTTTTCACGGTACCGGCCGAACAGAGTCATGTCCCCCTCGGACTGCGAAAGGCGCGCTCCACGTGCACGATGACCCCCGTAGGCGTTCTCACCGACCGGCAGGGGGTGTTCGAGCTTCGTGACGCCCGCGGCCGTCTTCGTCCGCTGCCGAGAGGATTCGACCACCTGGCACGGAGGCCGTGA
- a CDS encoding SUF system Fe-S cluster assembly regulator, translating to MIRIARMTDYGIVIMRHLASEPRQPKNASAVARAARLPRATVSKLLRMLAREGLLVSFRGAGGGYELARSPNEISVAEIIQALEGPIALTNCSSRPSDCAHEPVCPVRGHWQQINAAIRTALETVTLANLVNPAHALPLGSGAGRGAEPRVESGA from the coding sequence ATGATTCGAATCGCCAGAATGACGGATTACGGCATCGTCATCATGAGGCACTTGGCTTCCGAGCCGAGACAGCCGAAAAACGCTTCCGCCGTCGCTCGAGCCGCCAGGTTGCCGCGAGCGACGGTGAGCAAGCTCCTGCGAATGCTCGCCAGGGAAGGTCTTTTGGTTTCGTTCCGGGGGGCCGGCGGCGGGTACGAGCTCGCCCGTTCCCCGAACGAAATTTCCGTAGCCGAAATCATCCAGGCACTCGAGGGTCCCATTGCTCTGACCAACTGTTCGAGCAGGCCCAGCGACTGCGCCCACGAGCCCGTGTGTCCCGTTCGGGGACACTGGCAGCAAATCAACGCCGCCATCCGGACGGCTTTGGAGACGGTCACGCTCGCGAACCTCGTGAACCCCGCCCATGCGCTTCCCCTCGGGAGCGGGGCAGGTCGGGGAGCCGAGCCTCGAGTCGAAAGCGGTGCCTGA
- the ycf24 gene encoding Fe-S cluster assembly protein SufB has product MSAGATKIEELLGREYEAGFYTEVEAELAPLGLNEDIIRFLSAKKEEPEFLLEWRLRAYRHWLTMKEPRWQNVHYPPIDYQAIRYYAAPKKRPKSLDEVDPELLRTYEKLGIPLHERERLAGVAVDAVFDSVSVATTFKEKLASMGILFCSFSEAVREYPELVRKYLGSVVPYTDNFFAALNSAVFSDGSFCYVPKGVRCPLELSTYFRINASQTGQFERTLIIADEGSYVSYLEGCTAPMRDENQLHAAVVELVAHENAEIRYATVQNWYPGDKEGRGGIYNFVTKRGIALGRNAKISWTQVETGSAITWKYPSVILKGDGSVGEFYSVALTNHYQQADTGTKMIHIGKNTRSTIVSKAISAGHGQNTYRGLVKVAPSAEGARNYTQCDSMLIGDRCGAHTFPYMEVRNPTAQVEHEATTSKIGEDQIFYCLQRGLSAEDAVSLIVSGFCRDVFRKLPMEFAVEAQKLLGVSLEGSVG; this is encoded by the coding sequence ATGAGCGCCGGAGCCACGAAAATCGAAGAACTTCTCGGTCGCGAGTACGAAGCGGGCTTTTACACCGAGGTCGAAGCCGAGCTCGCACCACTCGGCCTGAACGAGGACATCATCCGCTTCCTCTCCGCGAAAAAGGAGGAGCCCGAGTTCCTCCTCGAGTGGAGGCTGCGGGCTTATCGACACTGGCTCACGATGAAAGAGCCCCGCTGGCAGAACGTCCACTACCCGCCGATCGATTACCAGGCTATCCGTTACTACGCGGCGCCGAAAAAACGACCCAAGAGCCTGGACGAGGTGGACCCGGAGCTCCTGCGCACGTACGAGAAGCTCGGGATTCCCCTGCACGAGCGCGAGCGGCTGGCCGGAGTCGCGGTCGACGCGGTTTTCGACAGCGTCTCCGTCGCCACGACCTTCAAGGAAAAGCTGGCCTCGATGGGGATCCTGTTCTGTTCTTTTTCCGAAGCCGTGCGGGAATACCCGGAGCTCGTGCGCAAGTATCTCGGGTCCGTCGTTCCGTACACGGACAACTTTTTCGCGGCTCTGAACTCCGCGGTCTTCAGCGACGGGTCTTTCTGCTACGTCCCCAAGGGCGTGCGCTGCCCGCTCGAGCTTTCCACGTACTTCCGGATCAACGCGTCGCAGACGGGACAGTTCGAGAGAACGCTGATCATCGCGGACGAGGGGAGCTACGTGAGCTACCTCGAGGGCTGCACCGCGCCGATGCGGGACGAAAACCAACTTCACGCCGCCGTCGTCGAACTGGTGGCCCACGAAAACGCCGAAATCCGCTATGCCACGGTGCAGAACTGGTACCCCGGGGACAAGGAGGGAAGAGGCGGCATCTACAACTTCGTCACCAAGCGCGGCATCGCACTCGGCCGCAACGCGAAGATTTCCTGGACCCAGGTCGAAACCGGCTCCGCCATCACCTGGAAGTATCCCAGCGTGATCCTGAAAGGCGACGGCTCCGTGGGCGAGTTCTACTCCGTCGCGCTCACCAACCACTACCAGCAGGCCGACACCGGGACGAAAATGATTCACATCGGCAAGAATACCCGGAGCACGATCGTCTCCAAAGCCATTTCCGCCGGACACGGCCAGAACACCTACCGCGGGCTCGTCAAGGTCGCACCGAGCGCCGAGGGAGCTCGGAACTACACCCAGTGCGACTCCATGCTGATCGGTGACCGCTGCGGAGCGCATACGTTCCCGTACATGGAGGTCCGGAACCCGACGGCGCAAGTGGAGCACGAGGCGACCACCTCCAAGATCGGCGAGGACCAGATCTTCTACTGCCTGCAGAGGGGCCTCTCCGCGGAAGATGCCGTCTCCTTGATCGTCAGCGGCTTCTGCCGCGACGTCTTCCGGAAGCTGCCGATGGAATTCGCGGTCGAAGCCCAGAAACTTCTGGGCGTGAGCCTGGAAGGAAGCGTGGGGTGA
- a CDS encoding ABC transporter ATP-binding protein, translating to MSRPLLEIRDLHARVGDAEILRGVDLVVQPGEVHAIMGPNGSGKSTLAHVLAGRPGYEVTRGTVLYQGKDLLAMSPEERAREGVFLAFQYPVEIPGVSSSYFLRTALNAIRKHRGLEPLDAMDFLSLLREKAAAVGMDERLLNRAVNDGFSGGEKKRHEILQMSILEPRLAILDETDSGLDIDALKVVARGVNALRTENHAVLVITHYERLLQYLVPDFVHVLLGGRIVKSGDASLARELETTGYAALEPPRASAC from the coding sequence ATGAGCCGTCCTCTACTCGAAATTCGCGATCTCCATGCCCGCGTGGGCGACGCGGAAATTTTGCGCGGCGTCGACCTCGTCGTGCAGCCGGGCGAGGTCCACGCGATCATGGGGCCCAACGGGTCCGGAAAGAGTACTCTGGCCCACGTCCTCGCGGGCCGGCCGGGCTACGAAGTCACCCGGGGGACCGTCCTCTACCAGGGAAAAGATCTTCTCGCCATGAGCCCCGAGGAGCGCGCCCGCGAGGGGGTCTTTCTCGCCTTCCAGTACCCGGTGGAGATCCCCGGGGTGAGCTCGAGTTACTTTCTCAGGACGGCACTCAACGCGATCCGGAAACATCGCGGGCTCGAGCCCCTGGATGCGATGGATTTCCTCTCGCTGCTCAGGGAGAAGGCCGCGGCAGTGGGTATGGACGAGCGGCTGCTGAACCGCGCCGTGAACGACGGTTTTTCGGGGGGCGAGAAAAAACGGCACGAAATTCTCCAGATGTCGATCCTCGAGCCACGGCTCGCCATCCTCGACGAGACCGACTCGGGACTCGACATCGACGCGCTCAAGGTGGTGGCTCGCGGCGTCAACGCACTCCGCACGGAAAACCACGCCGTCCTGGTCATCACGCACTACGAGCGACTGCTCCAGTACCTCGTGCCCGACTTCGTCCACGTTCTGCTCGGAGGGCGCATCGTGAAGTCGGGCGACGCGTCGCTCGCGAGAGAGCTCGAGACGACAGGCTACGCAGCCCTCGAGCCTCCACGGGCTTCGGCTTGCTGA
- a CDS encoding Fe-S cluster assembly protein SufD, with amino-acid sequence MAANALPLADPVARFLEPWQPRPDGAPPWLSRLRERGADALRRIGFPTSRLEDWKYTDPSPILARSYRVADAEPPSDRSGGPASGTPFVGAVFENGRGWFLVGTDRLPAGVTFGFLREQYDGEILRRTLGRLARPERDGFLALATAFLSDGLFLHVQDGVRLAEPLHVVFRTVADAEEGVMVQPRVLVVLGREARVSLVEEHRGTPRASSFVNSVGEAILAPGSEFVHCRWLAEGAEVFHVSHWYVQQEARSRFFSHVLSCGGGFCRSELATSFAGEGGRCELYGLYLGSGRRHVDHHTSIEHRAGECTSRQLYKGILGGHARGVFRGRIVIHPHARKSDAHQANHNLLLSPTAGVDTKPQLEIFADDVKCSHGATIGRLDENALFYLRARGIGLREAREMLVRAFAREIVERVEEDVLRERAEELVRLSLPTES; translated from the coding sequence ATGGCCGCCAACGCCCTGCCACTCGCCGACCCCGTGGCGCGGTTCCTCGAGCCGTGGCAACCCCGGCCCGATGGAGCTCCCCCTTGGCTTTCTCGGTTGCGCGAGAGGGGAGCCGACGCCCTCCGCCGGATCGGTTTCCCGACGTCGAGGCTCGAGGACTGGAAATACACCGACCCCTCTCCGATTCTGGCCCGTTCGTATCGGGTGGCCGACGCGGAACCGCCTTCGGATCGGTCGGGTGGACCGGCGTCGGGCACGCCCTTCGTAGGCGCCGTCTTCGAGAACGGCCGTGGCTGGTTCCTCGTCGGTACGGATCGCCTCCCGGCCGGTGTCACGTTCGGTTTTCTGCGCGAGCAGTACGACGGCGAGATTCTCCGCCGGACCCTCGGCCGGCTCGCCCGCCCGGAGCGAGACGGCTTTCTCGCGCTCGCGACAGCTTTCCTCTCCGACGGCCTCTTCCTGCACGTCCAGGACGGCGTGCGGCTGGCCGAGCCCCTGCACGTCGTTTTCCGGACGGTGGCGGACGCCGAAGAAGGGGTGATGGTCCAGCCTCGTGTCCTCGTGGTGCTCGGGCGAGAAGCACGCGTCTCGTTGGTCGAAGAGCACCGTGGCACCCCCCGGGCCTCGAGCTTCGTGAACAGTGTCGGCGAGGCGATCCTCGCTCCCGGCTCGGAATTCGTTCACTGCCGGTGGCTCGCCGAAGGGGCGGAGGTTTTTCACGTCTCGCACTGGTACGTCCAGCAGGAAGCCCGAAGCCGTTTCTTCTCGCACGTCCTTTCCTGCGGCGGCGGGTTCTGCCGTTCGGAGCTCGCGACCTCGTTCGCCGGAGAAGGGGGCCGCTGCGAACTCTACGGACTCTACCTGGGTTCCGGCAGGAGACACGTCGACCACCACACGTCGATCGAACACAGGGCCGGAGAGTGCACGAGCCGCCAACTCTACAAGGGGATCCTGGGCGGCCACGCGAGGGGGGTGTTCCGGGGGCGGATCGTGATCCACCCCCACGCCCGGAAATCCGACGCCCACCAGGCCAACCACAACCTGCTCCTCTCGCCGACCGCCGGCGTCGACACGAAACCCCAGCTCGAAATCTTCGCCGACGACGTGAAGTGCTCGCACGGCGCGACCATCGGCCGGCTGGACGAGAACGCGCTGTTCTACCTTCGCGCCCGCGGCATCGGTCTGCGGGAAGCCCGGGAGATGCTCGTGCGGGCGTTCGCGAGAGAAATCGTGGAACGCGTGGAAGAGGACGTTCTGAGGGAACGCGCGGAAGAGCTCGTGCGGCTCTCCCTCCCGACGGAATCCTGA
- a CDS encoding cysteine desulfurase: MSSTQPLPRVWSPLDVERIRSDFPVLGQTMHGKRLVYLDSAASAQTPQVVIDALCRFYARDYANIHRGVYELSERATRAYENAREIVRRFLRARDSKEIVFVRNTTEAINLVAAAFVRPQLRPGDEILLTEMEHHSNIVPWQLVCEERGALLRVVPVDDRGELDLDQFRRKLTHRTRFVSVTHVSNALGTVNPVRDIVRMAHAKGIPVLLDGAQAAPHMPVDVVELDCDFYAFSGHKTYGPTGIGVLYGKAELLEGMRPYQGGGEMIRSVTFEKTVYNSIPYKFEAGTPNIAGAIGLGAALEYMEGLGLDRIRAHEQELLAQATERIREVRGVRVIGEAREKAAVLSFVLEGVHPHDIGTVLDREGVAIRAGHHCAQPLMRRFGLPATARASFGVYNGEDDIEAFVRAVAKAREILG, translated from the coding sequence GTGAGCAGCACCCAACCCCTTCCGAGAGTCTGGTCCCCGCTGGACGTGGAACGGATCCGCTCCGATTTTCCCGTCCTGGGCCAGACGATGCACGGCAAGCGGCTCGTTTACCTCGACAGCGCCGCCAGTGCCCAGACGCCGCAGGTGGTCATCGACGCGCTCTGCCGGTTCTACGCTCGGGACTACGCGAACATCCACCGGGGCGTGTACGAACTCAGCGAACGTGCGACGAGAGCGTACGAAAACGCCCGCGAGATCGTACGGCGCTTCCTCCGCGCCAGGGACTCGAAGGAAATCGTGTTCGTGCGAAACACCACCGAGGCGATCAACCTCGTCGCGGCTGCTTTCGTCCGGCCCCAGCTACGCCCGGGCGACGAGATCCTGCTCACCGAAATGGAACACCACTCCAACATCGTTCCCTGGCAGCTCGTCTGCGAGGAGCGAGGGGCGCTCCTGCGCGTCGTGCCCGTCGACGACCGGGGGGAGCTCGACCTCGATCAGTTCCGGCGGAAGCTCACCCACAGGACACGTTTCGTTTCCGTCACCCACGTCTCGAACGCCCTCGGCACCGTCAACCCCGTCCGGGACATCGTACGGATGGCCCACGCGAAGGGAATTCCCGTTCTCCTGGACGGGGCGCAAGCGGCACCCCACATGCCCGTCGACGTCGTCGAGCTCGATTGCGACTTCTACGCTTTCTCGGGGCACAAAACCTACGGGCCGACCGGCATCGGAGTGCTCTACGGGAAGGCCGAACTCCTCGAAGGGATGCGCCCGTACCAGGGCGGTGGAGAGATGATCCGCTCGGTGACGTTCGAGAAGACCGTCTACAACTCCATTCCCTACAAGTTCGAAGCCGGGACCCCCAACATCGCCGGAGCCATCGGTCTCGGAGCCGCGCTGGAGTACATGGAGGGACTCGGGCTCGATCGGATCCGGGCCCACGAGCAGGAGCTTCTCGCCCAGGCGACCGAGCGAATCCGGGAGGTACGGGGGGTCCGGGTGATCGGCGAAGCCCGGGAAAAGGCGGCCGTGCTTTCCTTCGTGCTCGAAGGAGTCCACCCTCACGACATCGGGACGGTTCTGGACCGGGAAGGGGTGGCCATCCGCGCGGGCCATCACTGCGCGCAACCGCTCATGCGCCGCTTCGGCCTACCGGCCACGGCCCGCGCTTCCTTCGGGGTATACAACGGCGAAGACGACATCGAGGCGTTCGTTCGGGCCGTCGCGAAAGCGCGGGAGATCTTGGGGTGA